AGCGACGAATGAGTGCTCAAAATAACATAGAGCTCATATTACGAATCAAAAAAATGAAAATAGACATTGGTTTTAAGATAAGCAGAAAAAAATATCAGCGATTCGAAGAGTATTGCGAAAAGACCATTGCGTAATTCATTATGTGGGTTTCGGGGATTAAGCCTTTGTATACGACATTGAAGCCAAAATGACTGTAAAGGACCGCATTATTTTCACTCTGGGTTTCAAGATAGCATGAAGCCTTTATCCTTCTGCATTCCGACAGGACTTTCCCTATCAAAATGCTTCCATAGCCTTTTCCCTGCATTGAAGGAGCCACTGCAAGAAGCATGAGATGGACGCTATAATCAGGCGCATATTTTTCATGGATCTTTGCGGCATATGTCTGATAATTATTTATTCTATCAAGTGCCGGAATGCCGAATTTAAAGGGAAGCAAAAGGCCTCCGCATTTTGCCGCAGTAAAATTTGAAAATTTCTTGCTTCCGGGAGGCCCTACAATCGCAGCACCTTCTATTAGATCGGATGAGATGAATATATCGCCGAAGCGAAAGCCATATTTGACCATAACATTGAAAACTTCAGGGAGAAGCCTTCTGCGCCTTTCCTTGTCGGGAAAAAAATAACGGCATAATGGATAATTAAACATAGAATTCGAGACAAGTCCGGTAATATATCCGATATTGTCCATAATCACAGTTCTTTATTATCGATAATTCCTTTAACGTATATGGATTCATATTCTTTATCCAGCATATCCATATATATTTCATCATATCTTTTGCCAGCTATCTCCTTGGCTTCCCTTATTTGCCCAGCTTCTTTGAATCCTACTTTTTTGTAGCAGGAAATAGCCTGCTTATTATATGAATAAACTTTAAGACGTATATTATGAAGATTCAATATATTGAATCCAAAATCCAATGCAAGCCTCAGCGCATCGGCACCGTAACCCTTGCCCCAGTATTCTTTGTCGCCGATAAAAATGCCTACCTCGGCGTTTCTATCTATATAATCCATTTTAGGGAATCCCAAATTTCCCAAAAGCCTGTCGGTTTTCAAATCTATAATGGCAAAGTTATACTCGCTCACCGACAGCCTCTCTAAAATCTCCTTTTCTTTCGAGGCCGTTATCAATTTTGACGCTAAAAGCATCCCAGCCGCCACTTCCATATCGCTGAGCCATTTTGTATATTTTTCATAATCATCGACGTCAATGGGTGACAGATAACATTTTTGACCTATCATTTTTTTATAGTACATATTAAACTCCTCCTTCAATAAATCAGTAAAATATTACCTATCATTATAACATAAAAGCAAATGATTATGCGCAGTTGTTTTATGGCATTACATCCCATGAGGCAGCCTGTGTTTCACTTCTTCCCTCTTTGCATGGTTGAAATTGGAAAGCTCCGCGAGATATCCCGTTATACGCCTTATCCTCGATATATCATCGCTTCCGCATATTGGGCAGCTCCCTTCGATAACGCCTGTATTGCCGCATTTTCTGCATCTGTCCACAGGAAAATTGACGGCTACATATCCCATATCGTTTTTCTCCATGCATTTCAAAATGCTGTACATTCCTTCGGTATTATCCAATGGAGCCTCCTTGAGCTCAACATATGATATATGCCCTCCGTTGCATAGGTGATGGAATTTGCCTTCTATCCCGATCTTTTTGAATATGGAGATGGTGAATTCAACAGGGACATGAAATGAATTCGTATACCATGCCTTGTCCGTAACACCCTTGACAATGCCGAACTTCATCTTGTCCTTTTCCACGAACTTCTCGCAGAGGCCTTCCGCAGGAGTCGCAAGAAGCGAAAAGTTAAGATCATTATTTCTTGATGCCTCATCCACTTTTTTTCTCATAAACTTGATTATTTCATATCCTAGACTGTCGGCGTCGCTGCTCTCTCCGTGGTGGGAGCCGGCAAGAGAGTAAAGGGCCTCCGCAAGGCCGATAAATCCGGTGCCAAGCGTGCCGTTTTTTATTGCATCCCCCACAGTTTCACCATTTTTTAAATCCCTGCATCCCATCCATACTTCGCTCATAAGGAACGGGAAATCCTCCTTGACGAATGTTGACTGGTAAGCAAGCCTCTCAAGCAGCTGTTCGATTACAAGATCCGCATAATAATCAAGCTCTGTAAAAAAAGTTTTCAGCACATTATTGTCTTTGAATTTTTCAGACATGCATATGCCGTATTTCTTTGAAATCTCATTAAATTTGGACTCTATTTCCGGAGTATATTTTACATAAAGTCTGGATTTTAATGCTATTCCCGGAAGATTTATGGTAGTGAATGAATCGTTGCCCCTCTCCTCACATGTCTGATGCTCCTCATCCTTGTGCCTGTTCCATGCGACAATCGTCCGGCATCCCATTACGGGAACATCCGTAGGGAAACCCTTAAATAAAGAGCAGTCTTCAAATACATAATTAGGGAACAACCTCTTTGATGAAACCTTTAAAGCATACATTAGAAGGTCGTGGTTTGCAGTTCCATCTTCCCAGTTTATCCCTTTTTTAATCTTGAATATTATATTTGGGAACAGCGCCTGCTCGCCTTTTCCCAATCCGTTTTCATAAGCTTTAAGGAGCGACTCGGTGACTATTCTTCCGTCTTCGGATGTGTCCGTGCCTACATTGATGCTTGTAAACGGCACCTGGGCCCCTGCACGGCTGTGCATGGAATTGAGGTTATGTACAAGAGATTCCATTGCCTGGAATGTTTCCTCCCTTGCATACCTGTCTGCGATTTCATATATCTTTTCCCCGTCCTCAACGATGCCCAGTGTTTCAAAAGTCCTATTAAGCTGTCTTAGCTGCCATTGCCTCTCCAAGCTCACATATTTAGCCATATCGCGGTCAAAGAAACCATAGGCCTGGCCCCCATGCTGATCGTTCTGATTCGCCTGGAATATAATACAGGCTAATTGTGCGGCGGTTTTTATCCTTTTTGGAGGGCGTATAAATCCATGGCCTGTATTAAACCCGTCATTCAGCAGCCGGCTCAGCTTTATGAATGTGCATGTGGTAGTCCCTACTCCAAACCACGAATAATCGTGCGGATAAATATAATTGTCATCCATGGCTTTTTTTACATCTTCTGTTGTAAGAAATGATTCCGAATAATCCCTGCTCGCAGTTTCCGCAATTTGCAAGAGCTTGCTCGAAGGGCCGTTACCGACATTTGCATTTTCCCTATCCGTTACCTTGATTATATCCGATATCCTTCTATATACTCTCTCTTTCCTTTTTCTTTCAATGGATCTTTTGTTTCTGTATAATATATACTTCTTTGAGATATCAAAGAATCCGAGCTCTGATATCACCCTCTCGACGATATCCTGTACATGTTCCACTTCAACTGTCTTATTGCCCTCGAGATTAAGCCTTCTCATCACTTCTGCCGTAACAGCGGCAGCATTTTTTTTGCTCTCTTCCCTCTTCTCGGGCATTTCCTTACCGGCACACCCGCGTCTATCTGCAAAAGCCTTCAATACGGCATTATATATTTTTCTGCTGTCAAAATCTATTACCCTGCCATCTCTTTTAACAATATTCCTGATCAACGAAACTACCTCCTTTAATTTACGAGCCGGCCAATTAAAAATGCAATATATATTACTCTTCCATCACTACGGAGCCATTTGAAAGATGAAGTATTCTCTGGTTCCAGGAGCCTCTGAATTTTTTCTTCGGGAATTTCTTGTCCTTTTCAAAAGGGCCATCGACCAGAGTATCTATATATTTTATAGCCTTCAAATTTTTTACCTCTTCATACAGGTATCCTGTATAACACCATATATTGAGGCTTTTTATTTTATTCTTCAATATCACAAGAAGCTCAAGAATCGCATCGCTCTGGTAGAGAGGGTCTCCCCCCGAAAGGGTTATGCCGTCAAAATCCCCTTCATATAATTTCTTTATAATATAATTGGCAACTTTTACTACCGGAATCCTGACACCGTTTTTTATATCCCACGATTTCGGGTTCTGGCATTCCGGACAGTGATGAATACATCCACATGTGAAAATGACAAGCCTTATGCCTGTCCCGTCTGTCAGACTTTCTATTATTGAATTATTTATATCCGATGCCAGATATATATCCATATATTTAACACCTCCCCGCATCATCCAGTAAATAAAGGATGAAAATTTCGCTCCGGCGGAAACACAATTTGTTCCGCCCATCATGTTTCCCATGAAATAAAAAAACCTTTTTCATTAGGAAAAAGGCTCACAAATTACAGAATATAATCTATCTAATATATATGAATATGATTATATTCTAATTAATCAAATCATCATTTAGCATCCCCTTATCCTCGTAAGCAGCAGCTTTTTAATACTTCATGGCAGGTTTCCTGACTCCAGGTCATCATCCAGGCTATTGCCTTCCCATTTTATAAATAAGCAGTGGCATAAAAACAGCCGGATTCGCTGTTACAGTGGCGGGACCGCACCGGTATTCAACCGGTTTCCCTTTTGACTGCTATATTAATAGCAGCACCATAAAGTGTCATATTCAATTTTCAACATTAATTATATTATAGTATTTTCCAAAATACAAGTCAGCAAAAAACGCAGTGTGTAATATTTAAAGAATATTATTCCAATCGCCAAGCTCTAAGTATATAGAGTTTGTAAACTCGTTTGGGCAGAATCAAAACTCGCTACGCTCAGACATTGATTCTGCTTATCCAAAACTTCGTTAACAGACTCTAAAGCCTTTCCGCTAATTGCTCTTTCCATAATATTCTTCAAATAATTTATATACACCCGAAAGCAGGATTTTATTTTTAAAGAATATTACGGAAGGGACATTCGTAAATTTTTGTAACAAATACGGCGCATTATTCGTAATAATGTAAGTAAAGGCAATATGTAAGGGAGGAAACCTTATTGGAAAATCAGCAGTGGGAATATTGCTACCTCGATGTTTCATGCTCAAATGACAACAACTGGATGTGCAAGATTACCTACTTCAGCCCGACAGGGATTATTTTAAGGGAGCTGCCGACATTGAAAAAAAGCAGATCTGAAAATACCAATCCATACTATAAGATCATAGGGATACTTGGTATGCACGGCTGGGAAGCCATATCGATCAATACTTCCTCTTCAAGGAATTCCACGGCATCAGGATATTTTAAAAGATTAGTCTTCCAGGGAAGAAAAATCGACGACTTACAGGTAATGCTTTAATGCTTCAGGCTGCCTTTATCCTTTTTTACAAGCAGCCAAAAGCGGCTGGCATATGCCAACCGCTTTTGGCTGTAATAAACGATCAACTTCCAATCAGCAGCTTTCCCTCTATGGGATTAAGGCTCACCGACAGATGTCCGCCGTTTGTCCTGATTTCCTTATTGTCATGAAGCACGTCATGCAGCTTTTCTATACCCCATTTGTTCATGTCTATGTTTACCTGTTTTTTATCCCTTATGCTGCTGTTAAATATTATTACCGCAAAGCCATTTTCCCTTTTTTGGCCGAATATATCCTTTCCATTTTTGATTGTCCTTATAAACCCGTAAACGCTGCCGCTATGATAAACTGGAATGAAATAGCCTGTGCGAAGGGCGGAAACCCTATGCCTTACGGATATGATATTTCTGTACCATTTGTATAGCTCCATATCGCCGTCTTTCCAAGGGTAAGTACCCCGTGAAAACGGGTCTCCGCATCCTTCAACTCCGACTTCATCTCCGTAATATATACATGGCACTCCGGGAAATGCCATCTGGAATAAGGCCGCCGCCTTGAGCCTTCTTAGTGAAAGGATTTTCTGATCCAGGCTCAATTTTACCGACCCGGCATCCTTTTTAGATACATCTTCACAGCGGGCTTCCCCGAAAACCGTCCTAATCCTTACCGTATCATGGCTTCCGAGAAAATTCATCATTGAATAAAAAACGCATTTTGGATAATTTTCATATATGCTCATAATACATTTGTGTAGCTGTAAAGCGTCCCATTCATTCATAAAAAATTTGATTACCGCAAATCTGAGGGGATAATTTGTTGCAGAATCCAATTCGTCCCCCAGCAGATATTCCTTCATTTTTCCATAGCTTATCTTGTTTGATGCATCATCCCACACTTCCCCTATTATCACGGCATCTTGATCCTCACCCTTGACTACTGTCCTCATATTTTTAAGGAATCCGTCCGGAAGCTCATCGGCCACATCCAACCTCCATCCTCTGCACCCGAGATGCATCCAGTATCTGACTACGCTGTCTCTATTGAATAATATAAAATCCTGATATGATTTTTCAAGTTCATTTACATTCGGCAGACTGTCTATCCCCCACCAGCATTCATACTTTTCAGGATATTCGATAAAATTATACCATGGGTAATAGGGTGAATCCTTCGATTGATACGCCCCTTTGGAATCATAATGTCCAAACTTATTGAAATAAACGCTGTCGCTGCCTGTATGGCTGAATACGCCGTCGAGTATCACCGAAATCCCGAGATCTTTCGCCTTTTCACACAGCATCTTAAATGTCCGATTATCGCCGAACATAGGATCTATCTTCATATAGTCACCTGTATCATATTTATGATTCGAAGGAGATTCAAATATGGGGCTTAAGTAGATGACATCTATCCCGAGTTCCTTGAGGTAAGGGAGTTTTTTTATAATGCCAAGAAGATTTCCTCCGAAAAAATCGTTGTTTAAGTTCTTCTCACCCGCTGCATATGGGATTTCACTCCAATTTTTATGTATTATGCGGCCTTCCTTCTTGTTTAGTATTTCCCCGTTCCTGTTTCCATTGCAAAATCTATCTACAAATATATGATACATAACGCCATCTTTAAACCAACCAGGCGTATAAAACCTTCTTTTATATACGGTTATCTGGTACGAATCAGGCTCATGCCCGTATACTTCCCCCGCGCCTCCCTGATGCATACTGTTGTTTCCGTAATAGTAAATCCTGTCTGAAACATGAATTATAAAATAATACCATAAAACGCAGGGCTCGTCCGGAGCCTTTATATTAACTTCAAATATTTTGCTATTCCCATTCATACATTCCATATTAAATTTTTCTTCACCATTTTCATCCGTCCATTTCCGCAACATAGCCGACTGCACTTTTATTTTCGTATCTGCTTTCAATCTTATAATAATGTTTTGGCCGCACGGCACCGCCCCAAACGGATTTCTATAGAATAAGTCCTGTGAGTCATGAAATATCAAGAAGATCACCGCCTGCGCATCAATATTTCCATCAATTGAAAGAAATAAGCTTATTGTAAAGCTCAACATAGATGGAAGCCGATTTATCCCAGCTAAAGTCACATCCCATAGCCCTTCTCATAATCTCATTCCATATCTTTTTTTCATGATAGAATCCCAACGCCCTTTTTATGGTATAAAGCATGTCATCGGCGTTAAAGTTTGTAAAACTAAATCCGTTTCCTTCATTTGTAAATTCATTATACGAAAGCACGGTATCCACAAGTCCGCCAGTCTCACGTACTATTGGTATCGAGCCATATCTTAATGCAATAATCTGACCAAGTCCGCACGGTTCAAAATATGACGGCATCAAAAACATGTCGGACCCTGCATAAATCTTATGGGCGAGGGCATTATCGAATACTATGTTCGCCGAAACTTTGCCCTTGTATTTTAGGGAAGCGCCCTTAAAGAAGTCCTCATATGCCTCATCTCCCACGCCGAGCACCACAAGCTGTACATCAAGGTCCATGAGCCTTTCAAA
Above is a window of Clostridiales bacterium DNA encoding:
- a CDS encoding GNAT family N-acetyltransferase, producing MDNIGYITGLVSNSMFNYPLCRYFFPDKERRRRLLPEVFNVMVKYGFRFGDIFISSDLIEGAAIVGPPGSKKFSNFTAAKCGGLLLPFKFGIPALDRINNYQTYAAKIHEKYAPDYSVHLMLLAVAPSMQGKGYGSILIGKVLSECRRIKASCYLETQSENNAVLYSHFGFNVVYKGLIPETHIMNYAMVFSQYSSNR
- a CDS encoding GNAT family protein → MYYKKMIGQKCYLSPIDVDDYEKYTKWLSDMEVAAGMLLASKLITASKEKEILERLSVSEYNFAIIDLKTDRLLGNLGFPKMDYIDRNAEVGIFIGDKEYWGKGYGADALRLALDFGFNILNLHNIRLKVYSYNKQAISCYKKVGFKEAGQIREAKEIAGKRYDEIYMDMLDKEYESIYVKGIIDNKEL
- the nrdD gene encoding anaerobic ribonucleoside-triphosphate reductase is translated as MIRNIVKRDGRVIDFDSRKIYNAVLKAFADRRGCAGKEMPEKREESKKNAAAVTAEVMRRLNLEGNKTVEVEHVQDIVERVISELGFFDISKKYILYRNKRSIERKRKERVYRRISDIIKVTDRENANVGNGPSSKLLQIAETASRDYSESFLTTEDVKKAMDDNYIYPHDYSWFGVGTTTCTFIKLSRLLNDGFNTGHGFIRPPKRIKTAAQLACIIFQANQNDQHGGQAYGFFDRDMAKYVSLERQWQLRQLNRTFETLGIVEDGEKIYEIADRYAREETFQAMESLVHNLNSMHSRAGAQVPFTSINVGTDTSEDGRIVTESLLKAYENGLGKGEQALFPNIIFKIKKGINWEDGTANHDLLMYALKVSSKRLFPNYVFEDCSLFKGFPTDVPVMGCRTIVAWNRHKDEEHQTCEERGNDSFTTINLPGIALKSRLYVKYTPEIESKFNEISKKYGICMSEKFKDNNVLKTFFTELDYYADLVIEQLLERLAYQSTFVKEDFPFLMSEVWMGCRDLKNGETVGDAIKNGTLGTGFIGLAEALYSLAGSHHGESSDADSLGYEIIKFMRKKVDEASRNNDLNFSLLATPAEGLCEKFVEKDKMKFGIVKGVTDKAWYTNSFHVPVEFTISIFKKIGIEGKFHHLCNGGHISYVELKEAPLDNTEGMYSILKCMEKNDMGYVAVNFPVDRCRKCGNTGVIEGSCPICGSDDISRIRRITGYLAELSNFNHAKREEVKHRLPHGM
- the nrdG gene encoding anaerobic ribonucleoside-triphosphate reductase activating protein, whose protein sequence is MDIYLASDINNSIIESLTDGTGIRLVIFTCGCIHHCPECQNPKSWDIKNGVRIPVVKVANYIIKKLYEGDFDGITLSGGDPLYQSDAILELLVILKNKIKSLNIWCYTGYLYEEVKNLKAIKYIDTLVDGPFEKDKKFPKKKFRGSWNQRILHLSNGSVVMEE
- a CDS encoding glycoside hydrolase family 13 protein, whose product is MIFLIFHDSQDLFYRNPFGAVPCGQNIIIRLKADTKIKVQSAMLRKWTDENGEEKFNMECMNGNSKIFEVNIKAPDEPCVLWYYFIIHVSDRIYYYGNNSMHQGGAGEVYGHEPDSYQITVYKRRFYTPGWFKDGVMYHIFVDRFCNGNRNGEILNKKEGRIIHKNWSEIPYAAGEKNLNNDFFGGNLLGIIKKLPYLKELGIDVIYLSPIFESPSNHKYDTGDYMKIDPMFGDNRTFKMLCEKAKDLGISVILDGVFSHTGSDSVYFNKFGHYDSKGAYQSKDSPYYPWYNFIEYPEKYECWWGIDSLPNVNELEKSYQDFILFNRDSVVRYWMHLGCRGWRLDVADELPDGFLKNMRTVVKGEDQDAVIIGEVWDDASNKISYGKMKEYLLGDELDSATNYPLRFAVIKFFMNEWDALQLHKCIMSIYENYPKCVFYSMMNFLGSHDTVRIRTVFGEARCEDVSKKDAGSVKLSLDQKILSLRRLKAAALFQMAFPGVPCIYYGDEVGVEGCGDPFSRGTYPWKDGDMELYKWYRNIISVRHRVSALRTGYFIPVYHSGSVYGFIRTIKNGKDIFGQKRENGFAVIIFNSSIRDKKQVNIDMNKWGIEKLHDVLHDNKEIRTNGGHLSVSLNPIEGKLLIGS